The following are encoded in a window of Clostridium thermarum genomic DNA:
- a CDS encoding ABC transporter substrate-binding protein, with translation MKKRLSLLLLSALLAVSSLAGCKKTEEPKDTPTTTPTTTPTESTEKHEKVTIKIGMWPEDTNADQIELFNNYKLLCESKYDWITVEPAHYKYSVESFIPLAESGQLPTVFETWFTEPQKLIANGYVADITEQLKANGWYDSMDPRVRELLSKDGKIYGVPRDGYALGMFINIPLFKQAGLMDGDIPKYPKTMQELAETAKIIKEKTGKAGFVMLSKDNSGGWHFSNIAWAFGAELQVQENGKWKANLNSKEAVEAMQFVKDLKWKYNALTDEILQDWSSGMQAIGTGNAAMYFAAQDAISVPTKDYGLPKDDIALVPMPAGPGGQYSLMGGTPYMFSATATPEEIDAALKFLEIMGRAPVLNEDTEKGLEDDAKYRQDNGIPVIPSFQVWTNKDYINKVEEVRKNYENINYNLYKDYFEISAKTLRTEEPNLTQDMYAELYPIIQEVLTNENADIQQLLDKANSNFQQKLDASVNQ, from the coding sequence ATGAAAAAGAGACTATCTTTACTACTATTGTCTGCATTACTTGCAGTATCATCTCTTGCTGGATGCAAAAAGACGGAAGAGCCAAAAGACACACCTACCACAACACCTACCACAACACCTACCGAAAGCACTGAAAAGCATGAAAAGGTTACTATTAAAATAGGTATGTGGCCGGAAGACACTAATGCAGATCAAATTGAACTGTTTAACAATTACAAACTGCTGTGTGAATCAAAATATGACTGGATAACTGTAGAACCTGCACATTACAAGTACAGCGTAGAAAGCTTTATTCCGCTGGCTGAAAGTGGACAACTTCCAACAGTATTTGAAACCTGGTTCACGGAACCACAGAAGCTTATCGCTAACGGCTATGTTGCAGATATTACTGAACAGTTAAAAGCTAACGGCTGGTATGATTCCATGGATCCAAGAGTCCGTGAATTATTGTCTAAGGACGGTAAGATTTACGGAGTTCCCAGAGATGGATATGCATTAGGTATGTTTATAAATATCCCTCTATTCAAGCAAGCAGGCCTGATGGATGGGGATATACCAAAGTATCCAAAGACTATGCAGGAGCTTGCAGAAACCGCTAAAATAATTAAAGAGAAGACAGGAAAAGCTGGATTCGTAATGTTGTCAAAGGACAATTCAGGCGGATGGCATTTCTCAAATATAGCTTGGGCCTTTGGTGCTGAGCTCCAGGTACAGGAAAACGGTAAATGGAAGGCAAACTTGAATTCTAAGGAAGCTGTTGAAGCTATGCAGTTTGTAAAGGATTTAAAGTGGAAGTATAATGCATTGACAGATGAAATACTTCAGGATTGGTCCTCCGGTATGCAGGCTATAGGTACTGGAAATGCAGCTATGTACTTTGCTGCACAAGACGCAATCAGCGTTCCAACAAAGGACTATGGTCTTCCTAAAGATGACATAGCATTGGTTCCAATGCCGGCTGGTCCTGGTGGACAATACTCATTAATGGGTGGTACACCTTACATGTTCTCAGCTACAGCAACTCCTGAAGAAATCGATGCAGCTCTTAAATTCCTAGAAATCATGGGTAGAGCACCAGTATTAAATGAAGATACAGAAAAAGGACTTGAAGATGATGCTAAATATCGTCAAGATAATGGAATCCCAGTTATTCCATCCTTCCAGGTTTGGACTAATAAGGATTATATAAACAAAGTTGAAGAAGTCAGAAAGAACTATGAAAACATAAACTATAATCTATATAAAGATTACTTTGAAATTTCTGCAAAGACCCTACGTACAGAAGAACCTAATCTGACCCAAGATATGTATGCTGAGTTATACCCAATTATTCAGGAAGTGCTGACAAATGAAAATGCTGATATACAACAACTCTTGGATAAAGCAAACAGTAACTTCCAGCAGAAACTTGATGCTTCTGTAAATCAGTAA
- a CDS encoding carbohydrate ABC transporter permease, with protein sequence MKSALNTSTVRRKIISNKYRSHMSGWAIMLPSLILFAFYVWIPLMESVRLSFYSTKGFTVTEFIGFENYIKVFKDPVFLKALGNTFKYIFWSLLIGFMVPIIMAILLNEVTYFKSLFRVGMYFPNVVPGVATVMMWTLIMSPGNGGILNSILGLFGISPQVWLENPSWTIPLIVVTMTWKSAGSTALVYLARLQGINQDHYEAASIDGAGIWHRIIYITIPGLFSTCRTLLILQIIAVFQVLYEPMVMTGGGPNNASISLMQLNYRYAFIDMKISQATAVGVIIAIILVVLTCIYNFLNRNSEE encoded by the coding sequence ATGAAGAGTGCCTTAAATACATCTACAGTCAGAAGAAAAATTATCAGCAATAAATACCGTTCACATATGTCAGGCTGGGCAATAATGCTGCCATCTCTGATATTGTTTGCTTTTTATGTTTGGATACCTCTTATGGAAAGTGTACGGCTTTCCTTTTATAGCACCAAGGGTTTTACTGTTACAGAGTTTATAGGCTTTGAAAATTATATTAAGGTATTTAAGGATCCTGTTTTCTTAAAGGCCTTAGGTAATACCTTTAAATATATATTCTGGTCACTGCTGATAGGTTTTATGGTTCCTATTATAATGGCTATTCTCTTAAACGAAGTTACTTACTTTAAATCACTGTTTAGAGTAGGGATGTACTTCCCTAATGTAGTACCAGGAGTAGCTACAGTTATGATGTGGACTTTGATTATGTCACCTGGAAATGGCGGAATACTCAATTCTATTTTAGGCCTTTTTGGAATATCACCACAGGTATGGTTGGAGAACCCCAGTTGGACAATTCCCCTGATCGTTGTAACAATGACCTGGAAAAGTGCCGGTTCTACGGCATTAGTATATTTAGCAAGACTTCAGGGTATAAACCAAGACCATTATGAAGCGGCATCCATAGACGGGGCAGGAATATGGCACAGGATTATTTATATCACTATACCAGGGCTTTTCAGTACCTGCAGAACTTTATTGATCCTGCAGATAATTGCGGTTTTCCAAGTGTTATATGAACCAATGGTTATGACCGGAGGAGGCCCTAACAATGCTTCCATTTCACTGATGCAGCTGAATTACAGATATGCTTTTATAGATATGAAAATATCACAGGCTACGGCAGTAGGTGTCATAATTGCTATAATACTAGTAGTTTTAACTTGCATTTATAATTTCTTAAACAGAAATTCTGAGGAATAG
- a CDS encoding carbohydrate ABC transporter permease gives MVSRLSEKNIGAITSFDLKKRSVKFVYFLLILLCFIIVLISIVPPLWVMLSSVKSQEEFFRQPPTFWPEEFHPERIVEAWNKLKFLQYYKNSFISVAGSVICAVVFNGLLAYVLAMLKPKGSKIVYSLIMLSLMVPATTSLVPLFKNIVALKMNNQFTPLWFAAGANAFYVVLYVNFFKSIPSSLIEAARLDGCSDFQIFFRIVAPLSKAMNMVVAMYAVNAAWSDFLLPYLVLKKDSSFTVMVKLYVAREGGKITPDQLMMCITFAIIPPIILFILFQKRITAGATLGAVKE, from the coding sequence ATGGTGTCAAGGCTTAGTGAGAAAAATATTGGAGCAATAACCTCCTTTGATTTGAAAAAAAGATCCGTAAAGTTTGTTTATTTTCTTTTAATTTTACTATGTTTTATAATTGTACTTATTTCAATTGTGCCTCCACTTTGGGTAATGTTATCCAGTGTAAAGTCTCAAGAAGAATTCTTTAGGCAGCCACCAACCTTTTGGCCTGAGGAGTTTCATCCGGAAAGAATAGTTGAAGCTTGGAATAAACTTAAATTTTTACAATACTATAAAAACTCCTTTATAAGTGTGGCAGGAAGTGTGATTTGTGCCGTAGTATTTAATGGATTGCTTGCTTATGTACTTGCAATGTTAAAGCCAAAGGGAAGTAAAATAGTATATAGCTTGATTATGCTGAGCCTTATGGTTCCGGCAACCACAAGCTTAGTTCCACTATTTAAAAATATAGTTGCTTTGAAAATGAATAATCAGTTTACACCATTATGGTTTGCAGCTGGAGCTAATGCCTTTTATGTCGTTTTATACGTAAACTTTTTTAAGTCAATCCCTTCTTCGCTCATAGAAGCTGCAAGACTGGATGGGTGCTCAGACTTTCAGATATTTTTCCGCATAGTAGCACCGCTGAGCAAAGCTATGAACATGGTAGTTGCCATGTATGCGGTAAATGCAGCCTGGTCAGACTTCCTTCTGCCATATCTGGTACTTAAGAAGGACAGCAGTTTTACGGTTATGGTAAAGTTGTACGTTGCCCGTGAAGGCGGTAAGATTACACCGGACCAGCTGATGATGTGCATAACTTTT